ATGCCAATACAACAACCGATTGCAATACATCCTCAAACTTTCTAATTATATTTCCTGTAAATGTGGCAGATATCATGAGTATGAGCAGCCACATAATCCTATTCTTTGCCAAACTAAATACATTCGTTCTTAGATATTCCTCTTCGGAAGGCTGCATAGCCGCCATCTTTTGTAAGTCCTCTGTATTTTCCTGCTCAATTATATCCACAACATCATCGATTGTCACTATCCCGACTAATCTTTTCTCCTTATCTACAATAGGCATGGATATAAAATCATATTTTTTAAAGATATCCGCAATGGTTTCTTGGTCATCAAAGGTCTTTGCATATATTACATCTGTACTCATTACGTCCTTAATCAACTGCATCTCATCGCTTAGAATAATTTTTCTAATACTTATAGTACCTTCAAGTATCCTGTTTTTTCCTATGACATAACAGGTATCTATGGTTTCCTTATCTACCCCTGTTTTTTTAATATGGTCTAGGGCCTCTTTTATGGTCATTTCTTTTTTTAGGTCTACATATTCGATAGTCATTATACTTCCCGCCGATTCATCCGGGTACTGCAAAAATTGATTAATAAGTCTTCGTGTTTCCTCATCTGTGTTTTTTAGAACCTTTTTAACGACATTCGAGGGCATCTCTTCTAAAAAATCAATTGTATCATCAAGAAATAACTCGCTTATAATATGTTCTGCTTCCTTATCTGTAATCGACTCTATGATATATCTTTGCTCATCATAGGATACATAGGAAAAAACATCTGCTGATATTTCTTTTGGTAAAATTCTAAATACAATCAAAAGATACTTTTTATCTAGTTCTTCCAACAACTGTGCAATATCAACAGTATTCATGTTTACGATTTCTTGTCTTAGCTGTCCTAATTTATTTTGTTCTAGTAATCCCATAAATTTTTCTTTCACTTTGTGACCTCCTTAAATGAGCCATAAAAAGGTTGGTTTTGCGGCTCTAGATATAGTATTTACTGTTCTTCTAAAATAATTAGGAACCTCGTCTAAATCCACAATAACCACCCCCAAATAAAAAACCCCCTACTAAATTGGGTAGAGAGTTAAAATCATAATCTTATTAACTATACCCTACTCGTTGAGTTTTAGCTCTGCAAAGCTTTGGGTAATCCTAGCTACATTAGGTAAAACCTTAATTCGATAGTACCTGCTAACCCGTTGGCGTCTTTGGACATTTCTGGGTAGTAGCGTATATCTTTGCAGTAACCTCACCTAACAAGATAATACATTACTATTATATCTATATTCCTGTAATATATCAATCACTGTTTAAGTTCTCACAAAATCTATTCCTTTTTTTACAAATTATTTTACTTGAGTTACAGGAGGGGCAATTATGTTCATTCCTTTCATACTCAACACTATAAATTTCACCGCAACTTA
The window above is part of the Candidatus Epulonipiscium sp. genome. Proteins encoded here:
- the mgtE gene encoding magnesium transporter, whose product is MGLLEQNKLGQLRQEIVNMNTVDIAQLLEELDKKYLLIVFRILPKEISADVFSYVSYDEQRYIIESITDKEAEHIISELFLDDTIDFLEEMPSNVVKKVLKNTDEETRRLINQFLQYPDESAGSIMTIEYVDLKKEMTIKEALDHIKKTGVDKETIDTCYVIGKNRILEGTISIRKIILSDEMQLIKDVMSTDVIYAKTFDDQETIADIFKKYDFISMPIVDKEKRLVGIVTIDDVVDIIEQENTEDLQKMAAMQPSEEEYLRTNVFSLAKNRIMWLLILMISATFTGNIIRKFEDVLQSVVVLASFIPMLMDTGGNAGSQSSTLIIRGLALGEIELKDILKVLWKEFRVSLIVAVVLSVVNFLRVYYLEGAEFAISVTVCLSLFATVILAKVVGGVLPIIAKKLKLDPAIMAGPLITTIVDALALLLYFAMATTFLNI